Genomic segment of Sodaliphilus pleomorphus:
ATCTCGTCGTTTATCTTGGGATTGTACTTCATGGTGCACGACCCAAGCGGGTAGAAACCGGTATCCACACCAAAGTTGTTGTTGCTCATGTTGGTGTAGTGGCGCACCACGGTGAGTTCGTCGCACTCGGGCAGGGCGGGGTCGCTATTGCGCAGCAGCTCGGCTGGCAGTCCCTCGCTCATACGGTACTCGCCGCTGAGCTCGTTTTTGGGCAGCGAGTAGCCCACGCGTCCAGGTTTCGAAAGCTCGAAAATCAGTTTTCCGTAATACACATTATTCATTTTCAATCTCCTCCCTTTCGATTACATGGTTACACATTTCTACTACATTGTCGATGTCTTGCTTGGAGATGGTTTCGGTCACGCACAGCAGCAAGGTGTCGGGTGCGATCTTGAGGCCGAATTGCACGCCCTGGGTCTCGCGCAGCTGGCGTTGAAGAGCATCGATGTCGCCGTCAACCCTTACGGCAAACTCGTTGAGGAAGGGCTTGCCTGGGTAGCGCATGGTGAAGTGCGGGTTGTCGGTCAAGCGGTCGGCCAGGTAGTGGGCGCCGCTGTAACTCAGCTGGTTCACCTCTTTGAGCCCCTGCTTGCCCATCAGGGCCAGGTAGACGGTGATGTAGAGGGCCATGAGACTCTCGTTGGAGCATATGTTGCTCGTGGCTTTCTCGCGGCGTATGTGCTGCTCGCGGGCCTGAAGGGTGAGCACAAAGGTGCGCTTGCCATCGAGGTCGTGGGTTTGGCCCACAATGCGGCCTGGCATTTTGCGTATGAGTTTCTTGCTGGTGCACATGTAGCCCACAAAGGGGCCGCCAAAGTTCATGGGGATGCCCAGCGACTGGCCGTCGCCCACTGCGATGTCGGCTCCCCACTCGCCAGGGGTCTTGAGCACGCCCAGTGCGCTTGCCACGCTGTTGATGATAAACAGGGTCTTGTGCTTGTGGCAGGTGTCGGCCCAGCCTGTGTAGTCCTCGACGATGCCGTAGAAGTTGGGGGCGCTCACGATCACGCCGGCCACATCGTCGGCGGCCACTTTGGCCTCAAAGTCGGCCTTGTCGGTCACGCCGTCGCGCTCGTCGATGGTCACCACCTGCACGCCGTGATACTTGGCATAGGTCTCTACCACGCGGGTCACAACAGGGTTGACCGTGGCCGAGATGAGCACCTTGTTGCGCTTGCGGCTTGCGGCGCAGGCCATCATCATGGCCTCGGCAGTGGCGGTGCAACCGTCATACATCGAGGCGTTGCTCACTTCCATGCCTGTGAGCTCGGCCATCATGCTCTGGTACTCAAAGATGTATTGCAGGGTGCCTTGCGAAATTTCGGCCTGATAGGGGGTGTAGGAGGTGAGAAACTCGCTTCGCTCGACTATGCTTTTCACCACAGCTGGGCTGTAGTGGTCATAGCATCCAGCGCCAATCATGCACTTGAGCGGCTGGTTTTTGGCGCCCAGCTCGTCGAAGAACTTGCGCACCTCGATTTCGCTCATCGCGTCGGGGAGGGCATATTCTCGCTTGAACTGCAGCTCCTGGGGTATGTCGCTGTACAAGTCGTCGAGACTCGACATCCCGCAGGTGTTGAGCATCGCTTTGATGTCGCCCTCGGTGTGTGGAAAATATTTGAACATTGTTTCTCTTTATTAAATTTTGAGTGCAGGGCTCCAGTTCGGGCCACGGCGCCCATGGCGACGCTGCCTGCTCGGGGGCCCTGCAATCGTTGTGCTCTGTTGTTAAGAAGGTTAATGTCTTGTTGATGTTACTCGCCTATGAATTTCTTGTAGGCAGCTGCGTCCATGAGGCTGTCGAGCTCGCTCTTGTCGCTTAGCTTCACCTTCATGATCCAGTTCTCAAAGGCGTCTTTGTTGATGAGGCCGGGCTCGTCCTCGAGAGCATCGTTCACCTCGGCCACGGTGCCGCTCACGGGGCTGTTGAGGTCGCTGGCAGCCTTCACACTCTCGACTGCGCCAAACTCCTCGCCTTGTGCCACCTCGTCGTCGACTTCGGGCATGTCGACATACACCACATTGCCCAGCTCTTTCTGAGCGTAATCGGTGATGCCCACATAGCCGTAGTCGCCGTCGACCTTCACATACTCGTGACTCTCGCTGTAGTATAAACCGTCAATTACCTTACTCATTGTTGTGTTATGTTTATTTTATGTTGTTAATTAATATGGTTGTTTTGCTATTTTTGCTGGTTGTGCCACCTGTGCTATTTCTTGTAGTTGGCTTGATAGAAGCGCTTTTTTACAACGGTGGCGGGAAATACCTTCTTGCGTATCTTCACCTTCAGCTCGTTGCCCAGTGTGCCGGCGCTGCGGTCGACCAGGGCAAAGGCCAAACTCTTGTCGAGAGAGATGCTGTGGTAGCCTGTGGTGATGTAGCCCACCACCTTGTCGTCGGCATCGAGCACGTCGTAGCCGTGGCGCGGAATGGCGCGGTCGTGCAGCTCGAGGCCCACCAGCTTCTTGGGGCTGCCCTCGGCCTTCTGACGGGCACAGGCGTCGCGCCCGATAAAGCCGCCTTGCTTGTCGAGCTTGACAAACATGCCCAGTGTGGCTGTGATGGGAGAGATGTCCTTGCTCAGCTCGTCGCCGTAGAGCGGCAGGCCAGCCTCAAAGCGCAGCGTGTCGCGGCATCCCAGGCCGCAGGGTTGCACGCCGGCAGCCATGAGCTTGTCCCACATCTCAACAATGGTATTGTGGCTGGCATAGATTTCAAAGCCGTCCTCGCCTGTGTAGCCCGTGCGGCTCACGATGATGGTCTCGCCGTTGCACTCCAGTTCCTTGTGGGTGTAGAATGTGAGGTCGCTGCCATCGATGCCGAGCACGCTCTTGAGCTTTTCCTCGGCCTCGGGGCCTTGCAGAGCCAGCTGGCCGTAGAAGTCGCTCTGGTGTGCGATGCTCACGTTGTAGTCCTGCTTTTGCTCGTCGAGCCAAGCCACATCCTTGTCGATGTTGGCAGCGTTATAGACCAGGAAGAAGTCGTTGTCGCCCATTTTGTAGACCAGCAGGTCGTCGACAGTGCCGCCGTCGGGATACAGCATCATGCCGTAATACACCTTGCCCTTGGGGGCGTTCCACACATCGTTGGTGAACACGTGGTTCACATATTTCTCGGCATCGGGGCCAGTGATTCTCGACTCGCCCATGTGTGAGACGTCAAACACGCCCACATGCTTGCGCACGGCGTTATGTTCCTCAATGATACCAGCATACTGGATGGGCATGTCGAAGCCTCCGAAAGGGCTCATGAGTGCTCCCAGTGCTACGTGCTTGTCATAAAGACATGTTTTTTTGTTTTCTGCCATAGTTGTTTTATGTGAAATAAAAGGTTGTTGGTATTGCAGTTATATTTTTCTTCAAAGATAGATAAAATTATTTACACTTCGGCATTGTGCCGCACAATTTTTTAAAGTGTCTCGTTGTATCACTCTTGGCGTTGCAGGGTTTTGTACTGCTCGGCGTGATAGGACGAGCGCACAAAGGGGCCGCTCACCACTTGCTCAAAGCCCTTGTCCTCGCCCAGTTGCTTGTATTGGGCAAACTTCGATGGCTTGATGTAGGCTTTCACAGCAATGTGCCGCAATGTGGGTTGCAGGTATTGCCCTATAGTGAGTATCTTGCAACCTGCGGCGAGCAGGTCGTCCATGGTTTGCTCCACCTCCTGCTCGGTCTCGCCCAGGCCCAGCATGAGGCCCGACTTGGCTGTGAAACCGCGCTCGGCGATGTGGCGCAGCACGTCGAGGCTTTGGTCATATTGGGCCACGCTGCGCACTGCCGGGGTGAGCCGCCTCACGGTCTCGATATTGTGCCCCACGATATAGGGCTGTTCGGCCAGCACCATGTCGACCAGGTCGAGGCGCCCTTGGAAGTCGGGGATGAGCACCTCGACAGTGGTGTGCGGGTTCAGTTCTTTGATGGCTTTCACTGTCAGGCTCCAATGTCGGGCACCCAGGTCGGGCAAATCGTCGCGGTCGACCGAGGTGATGACGGCGTGCTTGAGCTGCAACTGTGCCACAGCCTTGGCCACGTTGAGGGGCTCGTAAGGGTCGAGCGGTTGCGGCCGCCCCGAGGGTGTGTTGCAGAAGCGGCAGTTGCGCGTGCACACATTGCCGCCTATCATGAGGGTGGCTGTGCCTGCTTTCCAACACTCGGCCTTGTTGGGGCACAGGCCGCTGGTGCATATCGTGTTGAGGTGGTTGCCAGCCACAGCATCGCTTGTGTGTCGTGTGGTCGTGGTCGAGGTAAGGTCAATTTTCAGCCACTCGGGCTTGGGCAAGTGGGGCGGCCTGCCAAAGAGCAGCCGCAAGAACTGCATGACGGTGAGGTTGCGTATCACCTTGCCCGTGTCGACGCCGTCGAGTGCCTGGGTCACAGCCTCGCGGTCGTAGGCTACACCTTGCAGCCGCGCCAGCAGGTCACGGTCAAGGTCGCCGAGCAAGAAGTAGTCGCCCACAAGGTTGATATATTGTATCTTTCCAGCTTTTACCTGAACTCTTGCTTCAATCTCGCCCACATCTTTCAAGATGAGACTGCGCTTCACGGTGTAGCTGGGCGAGTTGTCATAGACAAATTCGTGCGAGGCCAGTGGTTTCTCAAGCTGGGCAACGCCTTGCATGTGGACCTGGTTGAGGGTGATCTGGCTGTCTCCGCACACGAGCTGCCGCAACTGCTCTACAAACTGTGGCAGTGTCAGCCTGGTGTAGTCGCCCAGGTTGGCTACGCGCTGGCGATTGGATTTCACGCCTTTGCTCTCAAGCTTTTTCGACGGCTTCAGGCAGCTGGCCAGCTGGTCGAGGTCGGTGGAGTAGAGCAGGGTGTTGTGCAGCACGCTGCGATTGCCGTAGCGGTAAAAGGCTGCGCCTGCCACTTTCTTGCCTTCCACAAGGATGTCGTTGCGCCCCGATGAGCTCACTGCGACGCCCAGCCGGTTGATGGCTTTGACCACGAGGTCGATATAGTCGTTGAACAGGGCATTCACGTTGCCCTCCTTGGTGATGTAGCTGAATTGCAGGCAGCCCCGGTCGGCATAGACGGTGCCGCCTCCGCTCTTGCGGCGGTAGATGTGCACGCCGTGCTCGCGGCAGTACTGCTCGTTTACTTCGTTCTCGAGCAGCTGGTTGCGGCCCAGCATGGCAGTGGGCTCAACTTGCCAGATGAAGAAATAGTCGTCGTCGGTGAAATGCTTGGCCACATATTCCTCTACAGCGAAATAGAATGGCAACTGGCGGCTTTCTCCTTGGCGTGGAGCTGGAAGGTTGATATATTTCATTTCAGTTTCAGAAAAAGTTGTTTTAAGATCATTATGGGCAAAGTTAAGCATTTGCGCCGAAATCCGCAATTTTATGTTGCACTATAATCGTGCCGCCCCCAGTCGGGCTATTGTAGCCATTTTATCTTGTTTATCACATAGAACTTGACCACGTGGGCAAAGGCTACGGCTCCAATCAGGGTTGCCAACAGCGTAAGGATATAAAGAAGGTTGGGGTTGGCAATCAACTTTTCTAAATGCATGAGACCCGTAACGCGGAACAGCATCATGTGGCACAGGTAGACCTCCATGCTTATTTTTCCAAGATACCTGGTTGCCCTGTTGTTCAGCACCACGTCGTTGCTCCCTAAACCATAGATGAGCCACGTTGCAAAAATGATGGTGCATGACGCCAATTCAACAAGGCGGTCGAGGCACATGAATGTTGCCACCGTGATTGCACACGCGCCAGCGAGTGCCAGCAGCTTGTGGGCGCTCACCCATGCGGCTAACTGACGACGGTATAGATAGACAATGCCCCCAACTACAAAATAGGGTGCACAGTACAGTATGTTATCTCGTTCAAAATCGGTTGGTTGCTGGAAGTATTGTTTTGAGCCGAAATAATAGATCCCTATCAGTGCAAGCAACACCGATACCGCAAGTGTGCCCCATGCCCGGCGCCGATTGTCAATGAGAAAAACGAAAAACGGATAAAGCATGTAGAACACGAAAATCACACCTAAAAACCACCCCACTCCGATAACTCCGATTTTGACGTTCGGGTAAAGGCCAAAGCACAACGTGAGGTCGGCAAAGCCTTCAAGCAGGGCGCCTAAATTGTGTGTCCACGTCATGTCGATAATAACCATGATGGCAAAGAAAGGCAAAACACGCTTGTATCGCTTTAGGTAGAAGGCGTGAGGCGTAATATGACAGGCTTTAATCCTGTCGTAATATCCACAACTCAAGCCAAATGCGCTTATCATCATAAAGAGAAACACGAAGTTGGTGAAGAATGGAATGACAGTTGTTGTCAAGTAGTTCTCGCTGGGCTTAATAGCAATGTCAGATAAAACATGCATCATCACAATGCCAATTATCGCGTAGGCGCGCATGCCGTCTAAGGCCCCGTAATGTTCTCGGCCATTGTTGTTGCTGCTGCAGCTCGGCATCGATGATGGAGCGATAGTGAGCATAGTTTTCATTGTGTTCAGTTGTAGATGAGTGTAAATTGTAGTTTGTTACGTGGCGATGGTGTGCTGCCGGCATGTCACAGCCCGTTGCAGCCGTCGCTGTCGAGAGAGTAGGCGGCAAAGTTAAGCAATAGTGCCGACCCGCACAATTTTTTCGGCCCGCATATTGTTGTATGACGGCCTGAGCGGGCATCGACAGTTGCACATGTGAGGCATAATACTTATTTTTGCAAAGATAACCTATCGTAATACTTTAAGGCAAATGAAAATCGAAGACGGATACATGCCCTTTATGGGCTACAAGACTTACTATCGCATTGCCGGCGAGCAGTGCGACGGCAAGGCTCCCTTGCTGCTGTTGCATGGCGGGCCAGGCAGCACACACAACTATTTTGAAGTGCTCGACCGCATGTCCCTCACTGGCCGGCAGGTGATTTCCTACGACCAGCTGGGTTGTGGCAACTCCTATGTCGACGGTCACCCCGAGCTGTGGACTGCCCAGACCTGGGTTGATGAGCTCAAGGCCCTGCGCGACTATCTGCACATCGACGAGGTGCACCTCTTGGGCCAGTCGTGGGGCGTGATGCTGGCCATTCAATACCTCATCGAGGAAAAACCGGCAGGCGTGAAGTCGGCCATACTGTCGAGCGGTCTCCCGGCAAGCTGGCTTTGGGGCAAGGAGCAGCACCGCCTCATCAAGTTTATGAGTCGCGAGGATCAGGAAGCCATAGCCCGGGCCGAGGCTGCCAACGACTATTCCAGCCAGGACTATCTAAAGGCCAACGATCACTTTATGGCCCTGCACTGCGCTGGTCCTGTCACCCCCGACAGCCCCGAGTGCCTGCGCCGCCCCAAGAAGGCAGGCGAGGAATCCTACATCACAGCTTGGGGCCCCAACGAGTACACCCCACTGGGAACGCTCAAGGACTTTGACTATATCGACCGCCTGGGCGAGATTTCAACACCATGCCTCATCATGAGCGGCACCAACGACATGTGCACACCGCTCATTGCCAAGCTCATGTATGACGCCATTCCCCACACGCAGTGGGAGCTCTTCGACGGCGCCCGTCACATGTGCTTTGTGGAGCAAACCGACCGCTATTGCGACGTGCTCTCCCAGTGGCTCAACCGCGTCGACTGAGCGACCTTCGCTCACATGTGTTGAGCTTTTGCCTATCGCGTGACAACGAGTCTCACGCTGTCGGCATGCGTACGTTCTTTCAACCACGACTGCATGCGGGCACGCTCGTTGGCACCCAAGGTTCGCTTGCAGCCCACTACAGCCAGTACATATTGCGATGTCCTGGTCGAGTCGTTTTTCCATTCAGAGGCTCGTGTCAGGCTTATGCCCATTACATCGGGCCACACTGTGCTGGCTTCTTTTCCAATTTCGGCACTCATCAACGTATAGC
This window contains:
- a CDS encoding acyltransferase family protein produces the protein MKTMLTIAPSSMPSCSSNNNGREHYGALDGMRAYAIIGIVMMHVLSDIAIKPSENYLTTTVIPFFTNFVFLFMMISAFGLSCGYYDRIKACHITPHAFYLKRYKRVLPFFAIMVIIDMTWTHNLGALLEGFADLTLCFGLYPNVKIGVIGVGWFLGVIFVFYMLYPFFVFLIDNRRRAWGTLAVSVLLALIGIYYFGSKQYFQQPTDFERDNILYCAPYFVVGGIVYLYRRQLAAWVSAHKLLALAGACAITVATFMCLDRLVELASCTIIFATWLIYGLGSNDVVLNNRATRYLGKISMEVYLCHMMLFRVTGLMHLEKLIANPNLLYILTLLATLIGAVAFAHVVKFYVINKIKWLQ
- the lipA gene encoding lipoyl synthase translates to MKYINLPAPRQGESRQLPFYFAVEEYVAKHFTDDDYFFIWQVEPTAMLGRNQLLENEVNEQYCREHGVHIYRRKSGGGTVYADRGCLQFSYITKEGNVNALFNDYIDLVVKAINRLGVAVSSSGRNDILVEGKKVAGAAFYRYGNRSVLHNTLLYSTDLDQLASCLKPSKKLESKGVKSNRQRVANLGDYTRLTLPQFVEQLRQLVCGDSQITLNQVHMQGVAQLEKPLASHEFVYDNSPSYTVKRSLILKDVGEIEARVQVKAGKIQYINLVGDYFLLGDLDRDLLARLQGVAYDREAVTQALDGVDTGKVIRNLTVMQFLRLLFGRPPHLPKPEWLKIDLTSTTTTRHTSDAVAGNHLNTICTSGLCPNKAECWKAGTATLMIGGNVCTRNCRFCNTPSGRPQPLDPYEPLNVAKAVAQLQLKHAVITSVDRDDLPDLGARHWSLTVKAIKELNPHTTVEVLIPDFQGRLDLVDMVLAEQPYIVGHNIETVRRLTPAVRSVAQYDQSLDVLRHIAERGFTAKSGLMLGLGETEQEVEQTMDDLLAAGCKILTIGQYLQPTLRHIAVKAYIKPSKFAQYKQLGEDKGFEQVVSGPFVRSSYHAEQYKTLQRQE
- the gcvPA gene encoding aminomethyl-transferring glycine dehydrogenase subunit GcvPA, translating into MFKYFPHTEGDIKAMLNTCGMSSLDDLYSDIPQELQFKREYALPDAMSEIEVRKFFDELGAKNQPLKCMIGAGCYDHYSPAVVKSIVERSEFLTSYTPYQAEISQGTLQYIFEYQSMMAELTGMEVSNASMYDGCTATAEAMMMACAASRKRNKVLISATVNPVVTRVVETYAKYHGVQVVTIDERDGVTDKADFEAKVAADDVAGVIVSAPNFYGIVEDYTGWADTCHKHKTLFIINSVASALGVLKTPGEWGADIAVGDGQSLGIPMNFGGPFVGYMCTSKKLIRKMPGRIVGQTHDLDGKRTFVLTLQAREQHIRREKATSNICSNESLMALYITVYLALMGKQGLKEVNQLSYSGAHYLADRLTDNPHFTMRYPGKPFLNEFAVRVDGDIDALQRQLRETQGVQFGLKIAPDTLLLCVTETISKQDIDNVVEMCNHVIEREEIENE
- the pepI gene encoding proline iminopeptidase: MKIEDGYMPFMGYKTYYRIAGEQCDGKAPLLLLHGGPGSTHNYFEVLDRMSLTGRQVISYDQLGCGNSYVDGHPELWTAQTWVDELKALRDYLHIDEVHLLGQSWGVMLAIQYLIEEKPAGVKSAILSSGLPASWLWGKEQHRLIKFMSREDQEAIARAEAANDYSSQDYLKANDHFMALHCAGPVTPDSPECLRRPKKAGEESYITAWGPNEYTPLGTLKDFDYIDRLGEISTPCLIMSGTNDMCTPLIAKLMYDAIPHTQWELFDGARHMCFVEQTDRYCDVLSQWLNRVD
- the gcvT gene encoding glycine cleavage system aminomethyltransferase GcvT, which produces MAENKKTCLYDKHVALGALMSPFGGFDMPIQYAGIIEEHNAVRKHVGVFDVSHMGESRITGPDAEKYVNHVFTNDVWNAPKGKVYYGMMLYPDGGTVDDLLVYKMGDNDFFLVYNAANIDKDVAWLDEQKQDYNVSIAHQSDFYGQLALQGPEAEEKLKSVLGIDGSDLTFYTHKELECNGETIIVSRTGYTGEDGFEIYASHNTIVEMWDKLMAAGVQPCGLGCRDTLRFEAGLPLYGDELSKDISPITATLGMFVKLDKQGGFIGRDACARQKAEGSPKKLVGLELHDRAIPRHGYDVLDADDKVVGYITTGYHSISLDKSLAFALVDRSAGTLGNELKVKIRKKVFPATVVKKRFYQANYKK
- the gcvH gene encoding glycine cleavage system protein GcvH, translated to MSKVIDGLYYSESHEYVKVDGDYGYVGITDYAQKELGNVVYVDMPEVDDEVAQGEEFGAVESVKAASDLNSPVSGTVAEVNDALEDEPGLINKDAFENWIMKVKLSDKSELDSLMDAAAYKKFIGE